The sequence CGGGAGCTGGTCACGATTCGCGAGGATGTGCCGATTCTCCTCGACCCTCCCGGCCTCAAGCGACGCACCCAGGATACCACACGCCTGCGGCAGCTGTTTGTTGAGCTGGAGTTCAACACGTTGCTCCGCGCGCTGGAGGGAGCGAGCGGCGGGCAGGGACCAGCAACGCCCATGGCGCAAGCAACTCCCGTGGCGGTGCCGGTGGCGGTGCGCGTGCTCACGACCGTGGCCGAGGTCGACGCGTACGTCGCGCGACTCGAGGCGGCTGGCGCGTGCACGCTGCACGTCGAGGGGATGGGTCGTGCGCCCGAGATGGCGAACGCGGTGTTGTGGCAGGTGCCGTGCGGGCTGACCCTGGTGCATCCGGATGGCGATGTGGCCTACCTGCCGTTGCGCCACCGGCCCTGGCACCCGCCGCAAGGGGACTTGTTAGGCGGTGCGTCGGGTGGCTCGGCGGGCCCGGTGGGGAACCACCTCGCCGCGCGCGCGCTCGCCAACGGCGTCCCCGAGGTGGCCAACCTGCCATCGTTAGGCGATGCGGCGATGGCGCGGGTGCGCGCCCTGCTGGAGGCGCCCACCGTGCGCAAGTCCGGCCACAACCTCAAGGCGGCGATCCTGCTGCTCCGGCAGGACGGCCTCACGCTGCGCGGCCAGCACTTGGACACCATGCTCGCCAGCTACGTCCTGGATCCCGGGCGGCGCGCGCATACGCTCGATGTCCTGGCCCTGGAGTTTCTCGATCGTCCGTTGCCTGCCGTGGACGAGTTGCGCGGCAAGGGGAAGGGCGAGCTGGGCTACGAATACGTGCCCGTGGAGACGGCCGCCACGTTCGCCGGCGCGTGGGCGCGTGCTGCCCATGACGTGGCCGAACATCTCGCCCCGGAACTGGCTCGCGGCAACGCCGGCCCGCTCCTGCAGGACATGGAGCTGCCACTGGTCGAGGTGTTGGCCGAGATGGAGTGGACGGGGATCGCGATCGACGTGGCCTGGCTGCGCTCGCTGAAGACGCGCTTCCAGGCGGAGCGGGAGCGCGTGGAACGGGAGATCCATACGGCGGCGGGCGAGGTCTTCAACGTCAACTCCAATCCGCAGCTGCGCACCATCCTCTTTGACAAGCTGCAACTGCCCGTCAAGAAGAAGACCGCCACCGGCCCCAGCACCGACGCCTCGGTGCTCCAGGAGCTTGCCGACGAAGGGCACGCCCTGCCCGCGCTGCTGATGGAGTACCGCGAAGTGGCCAAGCTGGAGTCGACCTACCTCGACACGCTGCCGGATCTCGTCCTGCCGCGCGACGGTCGCCTCCACACGGCCTTCAACCAGACCGTGGCAGCTACGGGGCGTTTGTCATCGAGCGATCCCAACCTGCAGAACATCCCGGTGCGCCGGGAGCTGGGCCGCGACATCCGGCGGGGGTTCGTTCCGGCGGCGGGGTACCAGCTCATTGCGGCCGACTACTCGCAGGTTGAGCTGCGGCTCCTCGCCCACCTCTCCCATGACCCCGCCTTTGTCGATGCCTTCACGCGGGGCGTGGACATCCACCGGCAAACCGCGAGCATCATCTTTGGCGTGGCCCCCGAGGACGTCACCTCGGAGATGCGCGCTCGGGCCAAGACCATCAACTTCGCGACGATCTACGGACAAGGGGCCCACGCCCTCTCCCGGCAGCTCAAGATCAGCAACGCCGAGGCCAAGGCGTTCATCACCACCTACTTCGAGCGCTTCAAGGGCGTCCGGGAATACCTCGACGGGATGGTCACCTTCGCCAAGGCGAACGGGTATGTGGAGACCATCTTCCATCGACGACGCTACATCCCCGAGTTGAAGGAGAAGAACTTCAACATGCGCGCCTTCGGGGAGCGGGTGGCCACCAACGCGCCCATCCAGGGTTCCGCTGCCGACCTGATCAAGGTCGCGATGATCCGGATCCACGCCCGGCTGCGTGCGGAGGGACTGCAATCCCGGATGCTCCTGCAGGTACACGACGAACTCGTATTTGAAGCGCCCACAGCCGAGGTCGCCGTCCTCCTCCCGATGGTCAAGACCGAGATGGAAGGGGCGGCCACCCTGTCGGTTCCGCTCGAGGTCGACCTCGGCGTCGGCCCCAATTGGGTGGACGCCAAGCACTGAGTTCCGGGTTGCAACCTGCACTATCCGGCGCGATTCGACGCATGGACCCGTTGTGACGCGCGTCACGCTGATGTCGTCAAGTGGTTGCCGTTACTGACTTTGGACGGCTGGGCCCGATTGCGGCCCCGCAGTTGCTTATGCAGACAGCGTCACCACGGTTGTCACCTGCGAACGACGATCCCCATGCGAAAATCCCGGGCGGGCTTCACTCTGATCGAGCTGTTGATCGTCGTCGTGATCATCGGCATCCTGGCCGCTTTTGCGGTCCCGAAGTTCCAGAACACCAAGGGCAAGGCCAATGCGGCCGCCCTCAAGTCGGACCTGCGGAACATGGCTACCGCCCAGGAAGCGTACTTCTACGAGAACGGGACCTACACGACCAGCATCGGAGCGCTCAACTTCGATCCCTCCCCTGGCGTGGTCTTCACCTTCGGCGTGGCAACGCCGGGAGGGTGGTCAGCCACCGTGACACACCCGCAGGCCTATCCCATCCTGTGTGGGCTGTTCATGGGGGGCGCTCCGGCCATCGCCCCTGCGACGATCGAAGGTTTGATCGCCTGCCAGTAGGGGGAGCAGGTCCAGGGGTTATGATGGGGGCGCATGCAACAGGCGTCCCCATTTTCTTTTCCCCTCCGGGAGTACGAGAAGCGTCGTGACGGGATGATCCACGCCATGGACGGCGGGCTCTGGCTGCATCGCCACATCTGGAAGGGGCGTCCCATGGCGCACCTCGTTTCAGTCGATCGTGAGTTGCTCCTGACCTACGGTCGCGCCGTGGGTCTTCCGGCCGAGCGGCTCCAGTTCAAGCCGCTCAAGGATCCTCGCACCGGGGAACGCCGTGACGCCTGGCATTGGGACCTCCTCGGCCACTTCCTGCCGCCTCCGTCGCCGCGTATCCCCTGAGTCCGGGATCAGGCCGTTGGGTCCGCTGGGGCGCCTGCGCGTGAAGTCAGCAGGGATTCGAGCTGCCGTGCCTCACTGCGCAGCACGTCACGTTCCTCGAGGAGTTCGCGCGCCTCGGCCGGGTGCCGTCGGAGGGCGAGGTACCCGCGGGCACGGCGCGCAAAGGCCCGCCACCGATCGGTAAGCCAGAAGTCGAGGGAGGCGGCCGCCGGCAGCGAGACGAGGTACACCAGCGCCCATCCCCAACCGGCGCTCCGTCCCACCACCAGGGCGAGGGCCAGGTAGACCAGGAGGACCAGGGCGAACCCACCCACGAGCGTATGCATCGCCGGTTCATCGGGATTCCGCGACGTTGCGCGGCCGATCCACAGCGCGAGGCGCAGTGGAATGAGGTGGTTGAGGCGTCCCCAGAGGGCCACAGGAGCGGCGAGGAGAAGGGCGACTCCCTCCCGGGCGACGAATCCGGTTCCACTCCCCAGCGAGGTGTTCATGTCCACCTCGGCCGGTGAGACTCCCAGCTGCACCGCACGGCGTCGCCACGATTCCAGTCGCGCGAGGAAGCCCTCCACATGCTCGACATCGTTTGGCGTGGCGTGGGGAAGCACGCGGCGGAGTTCCTCGACCTGCCGCGCGACGCGCACGGTGTCGCCCAGGGGAACGTCCGGGGTGGTGAGCGGCGGTGTCGTCCCGAAGAGGCGGCTCAGGGTGCGGGACACCTCCAGCACCTGACGGGCCGCGGCGGATGTGGGGAAGTTGAGGGTCACGGCACGGAGCCCTTCGTCCACGCGTGCGGTGAGCGCCCGCACCCGGTCGGTGGCGTCATGCACTTCCGACGCGGCGATCGGGGTGCCGACGGTGAGGAGCACGCGGGAGCGGGGGCGTCCCTTGGCCTCGAAGGTGAGGCCGACCGGGACGATCGTGACCTCGGGCACTCCGCTCTCGAGCGCCTGCAGGGCCATGCGCGCACAGCCGGTGCGGAGTGGGGCGAGGGCGGGTTCGCTGTGGCTGATTCCCTCGGGGAAGATGAGGATCATCCCCTCGCCCCGCAGGGTCTCGACGATGGCGTCGAAGGCGCCCTCATTGCGGCCCGCGGTGGCGGCACCGGATCGTTGGGCTTCGTCCTTCGCGCGACGCAGCGGCACAATGCCCACGGCGTGCACGACGAACCGGGTGATCGGGTGGTCGAGGAGCGTGGCCTTGGCGGTGAGCTGCACGCGCCGTGGCACCAGGGCGCCGACGACGAGGGCGTCCACCAGGGCGTTGTTGTGGTTCGCGGCCAGGATCACCGGGCCGTGGGAGGGGATGCGGTTCAGCCCCTCGTCCTCGACCCGCCGGTAGAACCAGCGCACGGCGACCCGCATAACCCACTGCTGCACGCCCCACGGGATCCGCATCTTAATGCGGCTCGGCGACGACGACGCCCTCCTCCGCCTCGCGCGCCATGCGACGCCCGGCCTCGACGTCCACGCGCGACAGCAGCCACGCGCCCACGGCGAAGAACGCAATCACCCCGAGAATCGCGGCCCGGCTGCTCCCCGTCGCCCAGATCGTCAGGGCAAAAAGCAGGGGCCCAAAGATGTTGGCAAACTTCTCGAAGACGGAGTAGAAGCCGAAGAACTCCCCGGACTTGTGGGCCGGGACCATGCTGGAGAACAGCGACCGGCTCAGCGCCTGCGTCCCGCCCTGCACCATTCCCACGAGGCCGGCGAGAATGTAGAAGTCCCGCGCGCTGCTCATGAAGTACCCCACGATCGAGATGGCGGTGTACGCGAGCAGGCCGATGAAGATCGAGGTCTTGGCCCCGATCCGGTTGGCGAGCATGCCAAAGAGGAAGGCGAACGGAATCCCGACAAACTGGACGATGAGGATCGCCGTGATGAGGGCACTGTCCGGAATCCCGATCTCCTTGCCGTAGGCGGTGGCCATGCGGATGATCGTCTGGATCCCGTCGTTGTAGACCAGGAACGCCAGCAGCATGAGGAACGCATGCTTGAAGGTGCGGAGCATCCGCACCGTCTCACCCAGGCGCACGAACGGCGTCACCAGCAGCGACCGTACCCCCACCTCGTCGGCCTCCGTGGCCCGGGGCGGTTCCTTCACGTGCCGGAGGATCGGCCAGCTGAATACCAGCCACCACACGGCCACCGAGAGGAACGCGAGCCGCACGGGGAGCGTGGCCTGGGCGGGGGTGAGACCCTCACCGCTCGGCAGGCCGAACAGCGCCGGGTTGAGGATCCACGCGATGTTGATCGCCAACAGGACGCCTCCGCCGACATACCCGAACGCGTAGCCCGCACTCGAGACCCGGTCCACTTCCTCCGGCTTGGCCAGGTGCGGCAGCAGCGCCTCGTAGAAGACGATGGTGGCGGTCGCCCCGACGGTCGCGGTGATGTAGAGCCACGAGGCAAGGGCAACGTCGCCTCG comes from Gemmatimonadota bacterium and encodes:
- the polA gene encoding DNA polymerase I, whose amino-acid sequence is MPSPTPTLPSSPTLFLVDGYALIYRAFFALLSRPLRTARGENTSAAWGVVNFLQRLLGQHHPDYVAWIHDAGSSFRKEVYPAYKATREKLTDELQADFDQGLARIRELLQAFGVPVIAQEGFEADDVIGTLARQATAQGINVVIVSGDKDFQQLVRPGVWLLNPGRGGPASVEESWVGVENASDRLGVPPQFVTDYLALLGDASDNVPGVPGVGEKTAQELVTAYGNLDSILAHAAEVQKKRPREALLAFGDQAKLSRELVTIREDVPILLDPPGLKRRTQDTTRLRQLFVELEFNTLLRALEGASGGQGPATPMAQATPVAVPVAVRVLTTVAEVDAYVARLEAAGACTLHVEGMGRAPEMANAVLWQVPCGLTLVHPDGDVAYLPLRHRPWHPPQGDLLGGASGGSAGPVGNHLAARALANGVPEVANLPSLGDAAMARVRALLEAPTVRKSGHNLKAAILLLRQDGLTLRGQHLDTMLASYVLDPGRRAHTLDVLALEFLDRPLPAVDELRGKGKGELGYEYVPVETAATFAGAWARAAHDVAEHLAPELARGNAGPLLQDMELPLVEVLAEMEWTGIAIDVAWLRSLKTRFQAERERVEREIHTAAGEVFNVNSNPQLRTILFDKLQLPVKKKTATGPSTDASVLQELADEGHALPALLMEYREVAKLESTYLDTLPDLVLPRDGRLHTAFNQTVAATGRLSSSDPNLQNIPVRRELGRDIRRGFVPAAGYQLIAADYSQVELRLLAHLSHDPAFVDAFTRGVDIHRQTASIIFGVAPEDVTSEMRARAKTINFATIYGQGAHALSRQLKISNAEAKAFITTYFERFKGVREYLDGMVTFAKANGYVETIFHRRRYIPELKEKNFNMRAFGERVATNAPIQGSAADLIKVAMIRIHARLRAEGLQSRMLLQVHDELVFEAPTAEVAVLLPMVKTEMEGAATLSVPLEVDLGVGPNWVDAKH
- a CDS encoding prepilin-type N-terminal cleavage/methylation domain-containing protein is translated as MRKSRAGFTLIELLIVVVIIGILAAFAVPKFQNTKGKANAAALKSDLRNMATAQEAYFYENGTYTTSIGALNFDPSPGVVFTFGVATPGGWSATVTHPQAYPILCGLFMGGAPAIAPATIEGLIACQ
- a CDS encoding 1-acyl-sn-glycerol-3-phosphate acyltransferase, with amino-acid sequence MRIPWGVQQWVMRVAVRWFYRRVEDEGLNRIPSHGPVILAANHNNALVDALVVGALVPRRVQLTAKATLLDHPITRFVVHAVGIVPLRRAKDEAQRSGAATAGRNEGAFDAIVETLRGEGMILIFPEGISHSEPALAPLRTGCARMALQALESGVPEVTIVPVGLTFEAKGRPRSRVLLTVGTPIAASEVHDATDRVRALTARVDEGLRAVTLNFPTSAAARQVLEVSRTLSRLFGTTPPLTTPDVPLGDTVRVARQVEELRRVLPHATPNDVEHVEGFLARLESWRRRAVQLGVSPAEVDMNTSLGSGTGFVAREGVALLLAAPVALWGRLNHLIPLRLALWIGRATSRNPDEPAMHTLVGGFALVLLVYLALALVVGRSAGWGWALVYLVSLPAAASLDFWLTDRWRAFARRARGYLALRRHPAEARELLEERDVLRSEARQLESLLTSRAGAPADPTA
- a CDS encoding MFS transporter, whose product is MYDWAVSSFQTTIQVAVFQIFFVSVGAADMAESSRTASWASANAISAVIVAILSPVLGAISDVAAAKKRMLAGFMLLGVAAVAGMFFLERGDVALASWLYITATVGATATIVFYEALLPHLAKPEEVDRVSSAGYAFGYVGGGVLLAINIAWILNPALFGLPSGEGLTPAQATLPVRLAFLSVAVWWLVFSWPILRHVKEPPRATEADEVGVRSLLVTPFVRLGETVRMLRTFKHAFLMLLAFLVYNDGIQTIIRMATAYGKEIGIPDSALITAILIVQFVGIPFAFLFGMLANRIGAKTSIFIGLLAYTAISIVGYFMSSARDFYILAGLVGMVQGGTQALSRSLFSSMVPAHKSGEFFGFYSVFEKFANIFGPLLFALTIWATGSSRAAILGVIAFFAVGAWLLSRVDVEAGRRMAREAEEGVVVAEPH